The genomic window TCGCTCATAGCTGATGCGCGAACTGTCGTAGATCAGATGCACCACCTCGGCATGGCCGGTGTTGCCGGCGCAGACCTGCTTGTAGGTGGGATTCTCGACAGAGCCGCCGGCAAAGCCGACCTGGGTCAGCCAGACCCCGTCCTGCTGCCAGAACAGCCGCTCGACCCCCCAGTAACAGCCCATGCCGAAGATGGCCTGGTCGAAGCCCTTGGGCGGTTCGCTGTCCAGCGGCCGGTGAAAGATGCGATGGATAGGGGCAGTCATGGCGGCGTCCTCATGCAGATGCTTGCTTCCTAGCTAGGCAAGGCGGGGCGCTGGTGCAACGCCGGAATGCGGCGCGGGGTTGCGCGGACCCCGCCGCGGGTGCCAGACTGCGCCCGGCATTTGCAATGCAAGGACCGCCATGCGCCCTGGCCCCCGCAACCTGATCACCGATATCGCCGGCCTGCGCGTCGGCAATGCCCAGGACGAGCGGCTGCGGTCGGGGGTGACGGTGCTGACCGGCCCGGGTCCGCTGGCCTGCGCGGTCCAGATCATGGGCGGCGCCCCCGGCACGCGCGAGACCGCGCTGCTTGCCCCCGACAAGCTGGTGTCGGGTGTGGATGCGCTGGTGCTGTCGGGGGGGTCGGCCTTCGGTCTGGCGGCCTGCGACGGGGTCAGCGCAGCGCTGCGCGCCGAAGGTCGTGGTTTTGCCGTCGGGCCGGTGCGGGTGCCGATCGTGCCCGGGGCCATCGTTTTCGACCTGCTGAACGGCGGCGACAAGGATTGGCGCGAAAACCCCTATCCGGCGCTGGGACGCGCGGCCTATGCCGCGGCCAGCACCGATTTCGCGCTAGGCAGCCATGGCGCCGGCACCGGGGCGCTGACCCATGACTGGAAAGGCGGGCTGGGCTCGGCCTCGGCGGTGCTCGACTGCGGCATCGGCATCGGCGCGCTGGTGGTCATCAATGCGCTGGGGTCTG from Paracoccus sp. SMMA_5_TC includes these protein-coding regions:
- a CDS encoding P1 family peptidase, which gives rise to MRPGPRNLITDIAGLRVGNAQDERLRSGVTVLTGPGPLACAVQIMGGAPGTRETALLAPDKLVSGVDALVLSGGSAFGLAACDGVSAALRAEGRGFAVGPVRVPIVPGAIVFDLLNGGDKDWRENPYPALGRAAYAAASTDFALGSHGAGTGALTHDWKGGLGSASAVLDCGIGIGALVVINALGSVTTADGRHFWAAPWEMAAEFGGLGPAMTADPGAEPALAKRLGEATTIAIVATDAALDKAALTRLATAAHDGMARAIVPSHTPLDGDLVFAVSTGARALPDAVESSFLLGHAAACVLARAIARGVHAASPRPGDLQPCWREAMGGKAPRG